A region of Subdoligranulum variabile DNA encodes the following proteins:
- a CDS encoding DNA-methyltransferase, giving the protein MDAQIGRETTPKEYISRLTEVFTEVRRVLRSDGTLWLNISDTYAGKGNQGDFNDPKNPNGRNGQAVALNNKVEGCKPKDMIGIPWMLAFALRDTGWYLRNDIIWMKDNPMPESVKDRCARCYEHIFLFSKSKKYFFDYKAISEPIAPATAERLKRGMKGGNKYGKPVPGQPQPQSINRPREHGEIKDADINPLRNKRDVWKINTVPFKGGHYAAYPPKLVETCLLAGCPEGGVVLDPFMGSGTTGMVAAQMGRHFVGIELNPAYTELAYKRIGGEI; this is encoded by the coding sequence ATGGATGCTCAGATCGGCAGAGAGACAACGCCGAAGGAATATATCTCGCGCCTGACGGAAGTGTTTACCGAAGTCAGGCGCGTTTTGCGTTCAGATGGAACGCTCTGGCTGAACATTTCAGACACCTACGCCGGAAAGGGCAATCAGGGTGATTTCAATGACCCGAAGAACCCCAACGGCAGAAACGGTCAGGCTGTGGCTCTCAACAACAAGGTTGAGGGCTGCAAGCCCAAGGACATGATCGGCATTCCGTGGATGCTGGCTTTTGCCCTCCGCGATACCGGCTGGTATCTGCGCAACGACATCATCTGGATGAAGGATAACCCCATGCCGGAGAGTGTGAAAGACCGGTGCGCCCGCTGCTATGAGCATATTTTTCTGTTCTCCAAGTCGAAGAAGTATTTCTTTGACTACAAGGCGATCTCCGAGCCGATTGCCCCTGCAACGGCGGAACGCCTCAAGCGCGGCATGAAGGGCGGTAACAAGTACGGCAAGCCCGTTCCCGGTCAGCCTCAGCCGCAGTCCATCAACCGCCCCCGTGAGCATGGCGAGATCAAGGACGCAGACATCAATCCGCTTCGCAATAAGCGCGATGTCTGGAAGATCAACACCGTTCCCTTCAAGGGCGGTCATTACGCCGCCTACCCTCCGAAGCTGGTTGAGACCTGCCTTCTCGCCGGTTGTCCCGAAGGCGGCGTTGTGCTTGACCCATTCATGGGAAGCGGCACAACCGGCATGGTTGCCGCGCAGATGGGGCGTCATTTCGTCGGCATCGAGCTGAATCCGGCGTACACCGAGCTTGCCTACAAGCGGATCGGAGGTGAAATCTGA
- a CDS encoding DUF4315 family protein, producing the protein MNPKYQKVLSDIEKAEKKKSEIEGQLKELYDKKTELENLEIINTVRSMVMEKDQIMAFLSSMKGGTKPAGNTEVIDNA; encoded by the coding sequence ATGAATCCCAAGTATCAGAAAGTCCTCTCCGACATTGAGAAGGCTGAAAAGAAGAAGTCCGAAATCGAAGGTCAGCTCAAGGAGCTGTATGACAAGAAGACAGAGCTGGAAAACCTTGAAATCATCAATACTGTGCGCTCTATGGTTATGGAAAAGGATCAGATCATGGCGTTCCTGTCTTCCATGAAGGGCGGCACCAAGCCCGCCGGAAATACGGAGGTAATCGACAATGCGTAA
- a CDS encoding C40 family peptidase, producing the protein MSKEPELKARDKVVLRMTRDGAVEKNLTAGTEQRVSKRLEEAELVKSAETVAPSEALSAEEQKKVQMRRQHRQFQAEHAEDNDTQPPSETSVTEEKRAENPPQNAPEPLPSETPFNPPVLEQHGVSSHTGTVIAETVVTHKLRKTSAVEAVDADAVLTQAAETASAKPLSDDAVPPTKRMQKLERKSEKAHERLDAAREKLPTHKVLKKERVFDEETGKGKTRLHFEDELKKPKSKGKLQFEADKTVRKVGDTLASGIHGKIHEVEQENTAVEAAHKTEIAAEIAARHFSHHRESSVNKPYEKVSKLEHKADAADAKLQYERNQQEHPEMKKQNMNKHYQKQNIKKEYAAARNAGSQTAGTATKNTGKKLGEKASEKIKEFFEKNKKVFIWIGVGIALLVLLGAGISSCSMLTSTGSTVIASSYLSEDDAMLGAEAQYYRMEQELQSYLDNYEGTHDYDEYHFDLDDIEHDPYVLISILSALHEGEFTLDEVQGTLQMLFEKQYILTEEVIVETRYRTETDTWTDADGNTHTETYRVPYDYYICNVKLENFNLSHVPVYIMSQEQLSMYATYMSVLGNREDLFGDSPYVDKYITNPPADYDVNPEYLNDEKFATLITEAEKYLGYPYVWGGSNPDTSFDCSGLVSYVLTNSGLVNTGRLGAQGLYNVCAPVSKANAQPGDLIFFVGTYDTPGVSHVGIYVGDGVMIHCGDPIQYTSINSSYWQQHFYAFGRPAY; encoded by the coding sequence ATGTCCAAGGAACCGGAACTCAAAGCCCGCGACAAGGTAGTTCTGCGGATGACGCGAGACGGCGCGGTCGAGAAAAACCTGACGGCTGGCACCGAGCAGCGTGTGTCAAAGCGGCTGGAAGAAGCAGAGTTGGTGAAGTCCGCTGAGACAGTCGCGCCTTCCGAAGCTCTTTCTGCGGAGGAACAGAAAAAGGTGCAGATGCGCCGTCAGCATCGTCAGTTTCAGGCGGAACACGCCGAGGATAACGACACACAGCCGCCCTCGGAAACGTCCGTCACAGAAGAGAAAAGGGCAGAAAATCCACCCCAGAATGCACCTGAACCGCTGCCCTCGGAAACGCCGTTCAATCCCCCTGTTTTGGAGCAGCACGGCGTTTCTTCGCATACCGGCACGGTGATTGCCGAAACGGTTGTCACCCACAAGCTGCGCAAGACCTCTGCGGTTGAAGCCGTTGATGCAGATGCCGTTCTCACTCAAGCGGCGGAGACTGCCTCTGCAAAGCCGCTCTCGGACGATGCCGTCCCGCCCACGAAGCGGATGCAGAAGCTCGAAAGGAAGTCTGAGAAGGCACATGAGCGTCTGGATGCTGCCCGTGAAAAGCTGCCCACGCACAAGGTTCTCAAGAAAGAGCGTGTCTTTGATGAAGAGACCGGAAAGGGCAAAACCCGCCTTCATTTTGAGGATGAGCTGAAAAAGCCCAAGAGCAAAGGCAAGCTGCAATTTGAGGCAGATAAAACCGTCCGCAAGGTCGGTGACACCCTTGCTTCCGGCATTCACGGCAAAATCCATGAGGTCGAACAGGAAAACACGGCGGTTGAGGCGGCGCATAAAACGGAGATCGCCGCTGAGATTGCCGCTCGGCATTTCAGTCATCATCGGGAAAGCAGCGTCAACAAGCCCTACGAGAAGGTCTCCAAGCTGGAACACAAGGCGGATGCTGCTGATGCGAAGCTCCAATATGAGAGAAATCAGCAGGAGCATCCTGAGATGAAGAAGCAGAACATGAACAAGCACTACCAGAAGCAGAACATTAAGAAGGAATATGCCGCCGCTCGAAATGCCGGGTCTCAGACTGCCGGGACTGCCACAAAGAATACCGGCAAGAAGCTCGGTGAGAAGGCGTCCGAAAAGATCAAGGAGTTCTTTGAGAAGAACAAGAAGGTCTTTATCTGGATCGGCGTCGGAATTGCCCTTCTCGTTTTGCTCGGTGCCGGAATCAGCTCGTGTTCGATGCTTACTTCTACCGGCTCGACGGTTATCGCTTCCTCTTATCTCAGTGAGGATGACGCGATGCTGGGCGCGGAAGCGCAGTATTACCGGATGGAGCAAGAGCTGCAAAGCTATCTGGATAACTATGAAGGCACTCATGACTATGACGAATATCACTTCGATCTGGATGATATTGAGCATGACCCCTATGTGCTGATCTCCATTCTCTCGGCTCTCCATGAGGGCGAGTTCACACTGGACGAGGTGCAGGGTACGCTCCAAATGCTGTTTGAAAAGCAGTACATCCTCACCGAAGAGGTCATCGTCGAAACCAGATACCGCACGGAGACCGACACATGGACGGACGCAGACGGCAACACGCACACGGAAACCTACCGTGTCCCGTATGACTACTACATCTGCAACGTGAAGCTCGAAAACTTCAATCTCTCCCACGTCCCGGTCTACATCATGTCTCAGGAACAGCTTTCCATGTACGCGACGTATATGTCGGTGCTGGGCAACCGCGAGGATCTGTTCGGTGACTCTCCCTATGTGGACAAGTACATCACAAATCCTCCTGCCGACTACGATGTCAACCCGGAATACTTGAACGACGAGAAGTTTGCGACACTGATCACTGAGGCGGAAAAGTATCTCGGCTATCCGTATGTGTGGGGCGGCTCCAATCCCGACACATCCTTTGACTGCTCCGGCCTTGTCAGCTATGTTCTCACGAACAGCGGGCTTGTGAACACCGGGCGGCTGGGCGCACAGGGGCTTTACAACGTCTGTGCGCCGGTCTCAAAGGCGAATGCACAGCCCGGTGATCTCATCTTCTTTGTCGGGACGTATGACACCCCCGGCGTGTCTCACGTCGGCATCTACGTTGGTGATGGGGTCATGATCCACTGCGGCGATCCCATTCAGTACACATCCATCAACTCTTCCTATTGGCAGCAGCATTTCTACGCCTTCGGAAGACCCGCCTATTAA
- a CDS encoding DUF4366 domain-containing protein codes for MRKKFRFLTVLAVCVMVLSCFSVTAFAYADDTEQNLPVTEATQPEQQPETTPAPEKPKGEPIDDEGNAYTRDLLYDKATNKQFITVQTKNGNTFFIVIDYDAPINEDEEQYQTYFLNMVDESDLLALLDEDTAAALTTCNCKEKCAAGQVNTDCPVCKTNMSECTGTAPVTPEPDKDAETDAPAPKPEKKSNIGMILVIFVLAGAAGAAYYYIKFVKGRKPKDEDMDFFDDEGYEEEPYINEDDEPQIAEDAETDGDED; via the coding sequence ATGCGTAAGAAGTTTCGTTTTCTGACCGTCCTTGCGGTCTGCGTCATGGTTCTGTCCTGCTTCTCGGTGACGGCGTTTGCCTACGCCGATGATACCGAGCAGAACCTTCCCGTTACGGAGGCAACCCAGCCGGAACAGCAGCCTGAGACTACTCCCGCGCCGGAAAAGCCGAAGGGTGAGCCGATTGACGATGAGGGCAACGCCTACACCCGCGACTTGCTCTATGACAAGGCAACCAACAAGCAGTTCATCACTGTCCAAACGAAGAACGGCAACACCTTCTTCATTGTCATCGACTACGATGCGCCCATCAACGAGGATGAGGAACAGTATCAGACGTACTTTCTCAACATGGTCGATGAGAGCGATCTGCTTGCGCTGCTGGATGAAGACACTGCGGCTGCTCTGACTACCTGTAATTGCAAAGAGAAATGCGCTGCCGGTCAGGTCAACACCGACTGCCCGGTCTGCAAGACCAACATGAGCGAATGCACCGGCACAGCCCCCGTTACACCTGAGCCGGATAAGGATGCGGAAACCGATGCTCCCGCCCCTAAACCCGAAAAGAAATCCAACATCGGCATGATCCTCGTCATCTTCGTTCTTGCCGGTGCTGCGGGTGCAGCTTATTACTACATCAAGTTCGTCAAGGGCAGAAAGCCCAAGGATGAAGATATGGACTTCTTCGACGATGAAGGCTACGAGGAAGAGCCGTACATCAACGAGGATGATGAGCCGCAGATTGCGGAGGATGCTGAAACGGATGGTGATGAAGATTGA